Part of the Kordiimonas pumila genome is shown below.
ATTCACGGCATTAAAAGACTGCGAACCACCGCACACCTGCATAACAGCAAGGGTTTTGCCCTGTGTCGGGCGCACTGCGCCAAGGGAGAGTGGTATCCAGTCTATTTGGGCTTTCATAATGCCGGTCATGCTGCCATGCCGCTCTGGCGAGCACCAGACCTGCCCTTCAGACCATACAACAAGGTCTCGTAGTTCCTTTACCTTGGCGTGCGTGTCATCTGCATCATCGGGTAGCGGTAGGCCAGAAGGGTCAAATATTTTTACATCCGCCCCCATACGCAGCAAGAGCCTCGCACTTTCTTCTATCACAAGCCTACTAAAGGAGCGCTTTCTAAGCGAACCATACAACAATAAGATTCTCGGCTTATGCGTGCTATACCGAGCTGCAAAGCTTGTAATATCCGGCACCTCAAATTGTGCCTCATCAATGTTTGGCAATGATAAATCAGGCAACACCACAATATTACACCAATACCCTAAGCGCAGATTGCCAGTTTGCTCTATCTAGTTCAGCAACAGTCCGCAAAGCATCTACTCTTTCAGAAATAACATCGATCGCATTATTGAATGCAGCCTTCACTTCCTGCTCTGTCCCTTTTAGTTTAGAGGGATCTTCAAGCCCCCAGTGCAGTTTTATGGCTTTACCAAACCACACTGGGCATGTTTCTCCGGCAGCTGAATCGCAAACAGTAATAACAACATCTGGGTCAAAGCTTTCATGATCATCCCATGACTGACTGACAAGCCCAGTTACAGGAAAGCCAGCCTCAGCCAGATACCTGATGGAAAGCGGGTGCACTTCTCCTGCCGGCTGGCTTCCGGCACTTTTTGCAATTATTGTACCCTGCGATTTATGGTTCGTAACCGCCTCTGATAAAATACTGCGGCACCTGTTATGAGTGCAAATATACAAAATTTTCATTAACTATTTCTTTCCATGGCTAGTGACAACATCATGCGCCACCTGACGACTGCTTTAACAAATTTAGACACGGCTTTAGGTATGCCTCATTATTATCAACCGACATTTGCAGTATCGTACGTACCCACGCTGGCAGGTTTGAGTTCAACTGATAATAAACCCACTTGCCGCGACGCTCATCTTGCAGCAAACCACATTTCCTTAACTCGGCTAAGTGCCTCGATATTTTGGGCTGGCTTAAGTCTAGGGCAGATTGCAGATGGCAAACGCATAACTCACCTTTAACCGTAATTAGCAACAAAGACTTTAAGCGTGTATCATCAGACAAGCATTTATAAAAAGTGAGTGGTGACATAGTAGTTTTCCATAAATATATGAAAAATCATATATATGATTTTGCGAATGTCAATCCGTAAGCAAGGCCTCTGTAAAAAAGCTGATCACCAAAGGCGGAACTAAAAACATAAAACCTGCCTAGCACATCAAAAAAGAAGGTAAAGACTCACAAGCCTTTACCTTCTTTTCCTCTGTCGTGACATTATTTATATGTTCTTAGTCTGTGGTAGTTGGCGCCTCATGCGCACGATGGTTTTGTGCAATAAGAGTGTAGAAAGTTGGTAGAACAAACAACGTAAAGAGTGTTCCAATCAACATACCCATAACAACCACAATACCGATGGCGAAACGGCTTGCCGCACCAGCACCCACTGCAAAGATAAGCGGTATAAGCCCTGTAATCATTGCCGCCGTGGTCATTAAAACAGGCCTCATACGAACAGAAGCAGCTTCAACAATTGCATCCCGGCGATTATAGCCTTTCGTTAATTGAATCTCATTTGCAAAAGCCACCATCAGAATACCGTGTTTTGAGATCAACCCGATCAAGGTTACAAGACCAATCTGGGTATAAATATTGATCGTCGTAAAACCTAGATACAGCGGCAGCAAAGCACCGCAAAGAGCAAGCGGCACCGTAACCAAAATAACCAATGGGTCACGAAAGCTTTCATACTGTGCCGCTAGCACAAGGAAAATAACGATCAGCGCAAGACCAAAAGAAATGGTTAACTGGTTACCCTCATGAACATATTGACGGCTATCAGCGAGCCAGTCGATTGTGGTGCCCGCGGGTAATGGCTGAGACTGCATGAAGGAAACCGCCTGCCCCATCGTCACCCCAGGACGCAAAACAGCAGACATTGTTGCAGCGTTCATTTGGTTGAACTGCGACAAATAATTGGCCTGCACGCCCACTTCCACCTTAATGACCGTAGACAAAGGAACCAAATCGCCAGACTTGGTCCGCACGAAATAGCGGCCAAGGCTTTCGGGTGTAAGACGGTCCTTTTCTCGCACCTGTGGGATAACATCGTACGATCGCTCAAAATAGTTGAAGCGATTGATATACCCTTCCCCAACCAATGAGCTTAACGTACTAGC
Proteins encoded:
- the arsH gene encoding arsenical resistance protein ArsH, coding for MPNIDEAQFEVPDITSFAARYSTHKPRILLLYGSLRKRSFSRLVIEESARLLLRMGADVKIFDPSGLPLPDDADDTHAKVKELRDLVVWSEGQVWCSPERHGSMTGIMKAQIDWIPLSLGAVRPTQGKTLAVMQVCGGSQSFNAVNQLRILGRWMRMLTIPNQSSVAKAFLEFDENDRMKPSGYYNRIVDVMEELVRFTLLTRDNAACLVDRYSERVESAEELMKRVNQTSL
- a CDS encoding metalloregulator ArsR/SmtB family transcription factor, with amino-acid sequence MSPLTFYKCLSDDTRLKSLLLITVKGELCVCHLQSALDLSQPKISRHLAELRKCGLLQDERRGKWVYYQLNSNLPAWVRTILQMSVDNNEAYLKPCLNLLKQSSGGA
- a CDS encoding arsenate reductase ArsC; its protein translation is MKILYICTHNRCRSILSEAVTNHKSQGTIIAKSAGSQPAGEVHPLSIRYLAEAGFPVTGLVSQSWDDHESFDPDVVITVCDSAAGETCPVWFGKAIKLHWGLEDPSKLKGTEQEVKAAFNNAIDVISERVDALRTVAELDRANWQSALRVLV